A stretch of the Tolypothrix sp. NIES-4075 genome encodes the following:
- the cbiD gene encoding cobalt-precorrin-5B (C(1))-methyltransferase CbiD: MARKGYTLPVFAVAAAKAALLRLQNGTDVISSVRLDLLGDDAEILVEQVASLELMSALAIALSDPGDNLDLTRNTPIWVWVKLLPRQDEALVLEAGEGLGKTAAGEAAIYSYALRLFEANLLPLIPEDKTAIVRIILPEGRQLAQRTSNAAFGILEGLALLGTSGISQPMSAADHLEEFRAILQDKVQRFPNLVFCIGSNGYSVAQRLGIPEEIIVSTGNWLGAMLVEAGLYQAESVLLLGYQGKLIKLAGGIFNTSSHLADAKLEIIAAAVALKGDISAVQAILQLKTADEAYKKLVELKLADAVFTALAEKISQKAENYVKKYADYSLKVGVILFDRQGKIISQDTKAKELLDFSS; the protein is encoded by the coding sequence ATGGCGCGTAAAGGTTACACTCTCCCGGTTTTCGCTGTTGCTGCGGCAAAGGCAGCTTTATTGCGTTTGCAAAACGGTACGGATGTGATATCGTCGGTGAGGCTGGATTTGCTTGGTGATGATGCTGAGATTTTGGTTGAGCAAGTGGCTAGTTTAGAATTAATGAGTGCGTTGGCGATCGCTCTGTCCGATCCAGGTGATAATTTGGATTTGACGAGGAATACTCCTATTTGGGTATGGGTGAAGCTATTACCACGACAAGATGAGGCTTTGGTTTTAGAAGCGGGTGAGGGATTGGGGAAAACCGCAGCGGGAGAAGCTGCTATTTATAGTTATGCGCTACGACTTTTTGAAGCGAATTTGTTACCGCTAATTCCTGAAGATAAAACTGCGATCGTGCGGATTATTCTTCCTGAAGGTCGTCAACTCGCTCAACGCACATCTAATGCAGCTTTTGGTATCTTAGAGGGTTTGGCGTTGTTGGGAACTAGTGGGATTTCTCAACCGATGAGTGCTGCTGACCACTTAGAAGAATTTCGCGCTATTTTGCAAGACAAAGTGCAGCGTTTTCCCAACTTGGTATTTTGTATTGGTAGCAATGGTTACTCTGTGGCGCAGCGTTTAGGCATTCCAGAAGAAATTATAGTTTCAACGGGTAACTGGCTGGGTGCAATGCTGGTAGAAGCGGGACTTTATCAAGCTGAATCAGTGCTGTTGCTGGGATACCAAGGAAAATTGATTAAGCTAGCAGGGGGAATTTTTAATACATCAAGTCACCTGGCGGATGCTAAGTTAGAAATTATTGCAGCTGCTGTTGCTCTTAAAGGTGATATTTCAGCAGTTCAAGCAATTTTGCAACTGAAGACGGCTGATGAAGCGTATAAAAAGTTGGTGGAACTCAAGTTGGCAGATGCGGTGTTTACTGCTTTAGCTGAAAAGATTAGCCAGAAAGCAGAGAATTACGTGAAAAAGTATGCAGATTACTCTTTGAAGGTGGGGGTAATTTTGTTTGACCGTCAAGGCAAAATCATTAGTCAGGATACAAAAGCTAAGGAATTGCTTGATTTTTCTTCGTAG
- a CDS encoding lipoate--protein ligase family protein, protein MDADNKQVWRLIPLLEAPGKVQMAIDGWLLEQHILGYPSSLRFYTWSPPAISLGYHQRQYPAYWQDIVWQGEKLELVRRPTGGRAVLHQGDLTYAVVTSRLNGSRIQMYEKICEFLIQGWRSLNVELHYGTAGRGYIHNPNCFGTATSADLVTVDNCKLIGSAQLRRGNAILQHGSIRLQPNAELFAAVFGAESFTSVQLPQNLTRETIIAALVAAAIDCFNIQLVLQPLSEDEWKQILAK, encoded by the coding sequence ATGGACGCGGATAATAAGCAGGTTTGGCGACTAATTCCGCTATTAGAAGCACCAGGAAAAGTGCAGATGGCTATTGACGGCTGGTTGTTAGAACAGCATATCTTGGGATATCCCTCAAGTTTGCGGTTTTACACTTGGTCGCCACCCGCTATTTCTTTAGGCTATCATCAACGTCAATATCCCGCATATTGGCAGGATATTGTTTGGCAAGGTGAGAAACTAGAATTGGTGCGGCGTCCTACGGGTGGACGTGCTGTGCTGCATCAAGGTGATTTAACTTATGCTGTAGTGACTTCCAGACTCAATGGAAGTCGTATTCAGATGTATGAAAAAATTTGCGAGTTTTTAATTCAAGGATGGCGATCGCTTAACGTAGAATTACACTACGGTACAGCAGGACGCGGCTACATTCACAATCCTAACTGTTTTGGCACTGCAACTAGTGCAGATTTAGTTACAGTTGATAATTGCAAACTCATCGGTAGCGCTCAACTGCGACGTGGTAACGCAATTCTACAACATGGTTCAATACGCTTGCAACCGAATGCAGAATTGTTTGCGGCTGTATTTGGTGCAGAATCTTTTACTTCTGTGCAACTTCCGCAAAACCTAACTAGAGAAACAATTATTGCCGCTTTAGTTGCAGCAGCTATTGATTGTTTTAATATTCAATTAGTTTTGCAACCCTTATCAGAGGATGAGTGGAAACAGATTTTGGCTAAATAG
- a CDS encoding type II toxin-antitoxin system RelE family toxin gives MARLDGLATVLDFLNGLQPKIAAQIAKKVLALNVDPLPADSEHLSGYQGYYRVDSGEYRIVYRFFHDENLVEVILVGKRNDDDVYKRLKRLLG, from the coding sequence ATGGCGAGGCTTGATGGTTTAGCAACTGTTCTCGATTTTCTCAACGGTTTGCAGCCTAAGATAGCAGCGCAGATTGCTAAAAAAGTCTTGGCTTTAAATGTCGATCCTTTACCTGCTGATAGTGAGCATCTGTCTGGCTACCAGGGTTATTATCGAGTTGATAGTGGCGAATATCGGATTGTTTACAGGTTCTTTCACGATGAGAATTTAGTTGAAGTAATTTTGGTTGGCAAGCGCAATGATGATGATGTGTACAAACGATTAAAGCGTTTGCTGGGATGA
- a CDS encoding chlorophyll a/b-binding protein has translation MTSRSYVVEEQNRLNNYAIEPKMYVDQNPGFGFTEYAEKLNGRLAMIGFVALIAIEVFTGHGAIAWLTIL, from the coding sequence ATGACATCACGCAGCTATGTAGTAGAAGAACAAAACCGCCTGAATAACTACGCAATTGAGCCAAAAATGTACGTAGACCAAAACCCAGGCTTTGGTTTCACCGAGTATGCAGAAAAGCTGAATGGTCGTTTAGCAATGATTGGCTTTGTTGCACTCATAGCCATCGAAGTTTTCACCGGACATGGTGCGATCGCCTGGTTAACAATCCTCTAA
- a CDS encoding type II toxin-antitoxin system Phd/YefM family antitoxin, whose amino-acid sequence MQTYTLTDARNKHGEVFDKAAIEPVLLTKQSRPSHVIISAESYQKLINRLTELEDMLLGQAAEVALNQSTMVGSEAFTAALLGLANGEA is encoded by the coding sequence ATGCAGACCTACACTCTTACAGATGCTCGCAACAAACACGGTGAGGTATTTGACAAGGCTGCTATTGAGCCAGTTTTACTGACAAAGCAATCACGACCAAGCCATGTGATAATCTCGGCTGAAAGCTACCAAAAATTAATTAATCGGCTCACAGAATTAGAGGATATGCTTTTAGGTCAAGCTGCTGAAGTTGCCCTAAATCAATCAACAATGGTTGGCAGTGAGGCTTTTACTGCTGCACTCTTAGGTTTAGCTAATGGCGAGGCTTGA
- a CDS encoding YbjN domain-containing protein, with amino-acid sequence MTSYQTNQEAIATEEETAGINHVEIIENVIDTLEQDDSAMVNHAAEGGTLWKFKYGSVEVFVQLNGTTDEDTLTVWSTVLKLPAKDEPKLMRQLLEMNCSSTFEARFGIIENQVVVIAIRTLADLSAGEVSRLITVVASIADNNDDTLQSEFGAT; translated from the coding sequence ATGACTAGCTACCAAACAAATCAAGAAGCGATCGCTACCGAGGAAGAAACCGCTGGTATCAACCATGTGGAAATAATCGAAAATGTCATCGATACCCTAGAACAAGATGACAGTGCAATGGTAAACCACGCCGCAGAAGGCGGTACTTTGTGGAAGTTTAAATACGGTAGTGTGGAAGTATTTGTCCAACTCAACGGGACAACCGATGAAGATACGTTAACCGTTTGGTCTACGGTGTTAAAGTTACCCGCTAAAGATGAACCGAAATTGATGCGGCAACTATTGGAAATGAACTGCTCTAGCACTTTTGAAGCGCGTTTTGGTATTATTGAAAATCAAGTGGTTGTCATCGCCATACGCACTCTCGCGGACTTGTCTGCTGGCGAAGTTTCCCGTTTAATTACCGTCGTCGCAAGTATCGCCGATAACAACGACGACACGTTACAATCTGAGTTTGGTGCAACTTAA
- a CDS encoding serine/threonine-protein kinase translates to MSYCLNPRCPKPQNPDKIKFCQTCGSKLLLKERYRAIKPIGQGGFGITFLAVDEDKPSKPRCVIKQFYPQAQGTNTVQKAVELFVQEAVRLDELGKHPQIPELLAYFTQDDRQFLVQEFIDGQNLAQELAQNGAFNETQIRQLLNDLLAVLQFCHQRQVIHRDIKPENIIRRASTNELVLVDFGAAKIASNTALNQTGTSIGSPEYVAPEQIRGKAIFASDIYSLGATCVCLLTARSPFDSYDINNDTWIWRQYLKTPINEQLGKVLDKMLESIPVRRYQTVDEVLRNLNQQPHIAATPPKSAKPVIQPPQASKPVVVTKTNSQIDLELEELKTQFLGGSKPQQNIKQPPPQPTSQPSSKSQIDQELEELKKKYLGNNNP, encoded by the coding sequence ATGAGCTACTGTCTCAATCCCCGTTGTCCAAAACCCCAGAATCCTGATAAGATCAAGTTTTGCCAAACTTGCGGTTCCAAATTACTCCTCAAAGAACGCTACCGTGCTATCAAACCGATAGGACAAGGTGGTTTTGGCATCACTTTTTTGGCAGTGGATGAGGATAAACCTTCAAAACCGCGTTGTGTAATTAAGCAATTTTACCCCCAAGCGCAGGGCACTAACACCGTACAAAAAGCCGTAGAGTTATTTGTTCAAGAAGCGGTGCGCTTAGATGAATTGGGCAAACATCCGCAAATTCCCGAACTACTAGCATATTTTACTCAAGACGATCGCCAGTTTCTCGTCCAAGAATTCATCGACGGGCAAAACCTCGCACAAGAACTAGCACAAAATGGCGCTTTCAACGAAACGCAAATACGGCAATTACTGAATGATTTATTAGCAGTGTTGCAATTTTGTCATCAAAGACAAGTTATTCATCGCGACATTAAGCCAGAAAATATTATTCGTCGTGCAAGTACTAACGAACTAGTATTAGTAGATTTTGGTGCAGCTAAAATTGCTAGTAACACCGCCTTAAATCAAACTGGTACAAGTATAGGAAGCCCCGAATATGTAGCACCAGAACAAATTAGAGGAAAAGCTATTTTTGCCAGCGATATCTACAGTTTGGGTGCAACTTGTGTTTGCTTATTAACAGCGCGATCGCCTTTTGACTCCTATGATATCAACAACGATACTTGGATTTGGCGGCAATACTTAAAAACTCCTATAAACGAGCAGTTAGGAAAAGTCCTAGATAAAATGCTAGAAAGCATCCCCGTGCGTCGCTACCAAACAGTAGATGAAGTTCTTAGAAATTTGAATCAACAGCCGCATATAGCTGCCACACCGCCCAAATCAGCAAAACCTGTAATTCAACCACCGCAAGCTTCTAAACCTGTGGTTGTCACAAAAACTAACAGCCAAATTGATCTGGAATTAGAAGAATTGAAAACACAATTTCTTGGCGGTAGCAAACCTCAACAAAATATAAAACAACCACCACCACAACCTACATCTCAACCTTCTAGCAAAAGCCAAATAGATCAAGAACTAGAAGAATTAAAAAAGAAATATCTTGGTAATAACAATCCCTAA
- a CDS encoding serine/threonine-protein kinase — protein MTYCLNPDCQKPQNPDATKFCLTCGSQLLLKNQYQAIQPISQGGFGRTFLAVDAYRLNARCVIKQFFPLPEIQGNSQAMAKATELFEQEARQLLQLGEQHPQIPTLFAYFEQDKRLYLVQQFIDGQDLSQELAQRGAFSESQIRELLHDLLPVLQFVHQQQVIHRDIKPTNILRRQIDGKLVLIDFGVAKQLIDTALTKTGTKAGTQGYAAMEQLRSGKAYPASDLYSLGVTCIHLLTQVEVDELYDPLEGKWLWREHLRQKGKDVSTQLSQVLDKLLKDYVKERYQSVNEVLAALKQVTTPTAKSNYTPKPAPIIVSLRPKPRNWQLVYTLQGHSDLVRAVAISPDGETLASGSNDNSIKLWNLATGQIIRTLQWHSDWVCSLAISPDGITLASGSADNNIKLWNLATGWEMSNLDKHSNSVRSVAISPDGVILASGSGDNTIKLWNLATGQQIRTLEGHSYPVNSVAISPDSNIVASGSVDRTIKLWNLATGQQIRTFRGHSAWVYSVALSPDGVTLASACVDNTIKLWRITTGQEIRTLKGHSDSVRCVALSRDGATLASGSDDNSIKLWNLATGQEIRTLHGHSSLVYSVAFSPDGMTLASGSADNTIKIWQCD, from the coding sequence ATGACTTATTGCCTCAATCCCGATTGCCAAAAGCCACAAAACCCAGATGCAACAAAATTTTGCTTAACTTGTGGCTCACAGTTGCTCTTGAAAAATCAATATCAAGCGATTCAGCCAATTAGTCAAGGGGGATTTGGCAGAACTTTCTTAGCTGTTGATGCATATCGGCTAAATGCTCGTTGCGTCATCAAGCAATTTTTCCCTTTACCAGAAATTCAAGGCAATTCCCAAGCAATGGCGAAAGCTACGGAGTTGTTTGAACAAGAAGCAAGGCAATTATTACAATTGGGAGAACAGCATCCGCAGATTCCGACGCTGTTTGCCTACTTTGAGCAAGATAAACGCTTGTATCTGGTGCAGCAATTTATCGATGGGCAAGATTTATCACAGGAATTGGCACAGCGCGGCGCTTTTAGCGAGTCACAAATTAGGGAATTGTTGCATGATTTGTTACCTGTGCTGCAATTTGTGCATCAGCAGCAGGTGATTCACCGGGATATCAAGCCAACAAACATTTTACGCCGTCAGATAGATGGCAAGTTAGTGTTAATCGACTTTGGCGTTGCGAAACAGTTGATCGATACTGCTTTAACCAAAACTGGGACAAAAGCTGGTACACAAGGATATGCAGCAATGGAACAACTGCGTAGTGGTAAAGCTTATCCTGCTAGTGATTTGTATAGTTTAGGCGTGACTTGCATACATCTACTAACTCAAGTCGAAGTGGATGAACTTTACGATCCGTTAGAGGGTAAGTGGCTTTGGAGAGAACATCTGCGGCAAAAAGGCAAAGATGTCAGCACCCAGTTAAGTCAAGTTTTGGATAAGTTGCTAAAAGACTATGTGAAAGAGCGATATCAGTCAGTTAATGAAGTGCTTGCAGCATTGAAACAAGTAACCACCCCGACAGCAAAAAGCAATTATACTCCAAAACCAGCGCCGATAATTGTCTCTCTACGACCAAAACCCCGGAATTGGCAACTTGTTTACACGCTTCAGGGTCATTCCGACTTGGTTCGTGCGGTCGCTATCAGCCCCGATGGTGAAACCCTTGCTAGTGGGAGTAATGACAACAGCATTAAACTGTGGAATTTGGCAACTGGACAAATAATCCGCACCCTACAGTGGCATTCCGACTGGGTTTGTTCCCTTGCTATAAGCCCCGATGGTATAACCCTTGCCAGTGGTAGTGCTGACAATAACATTAAACTGTGGAATCTGGCAACCGGATGGGAAATGTCGAATTTGGACAAGCATTCAAACTCGGTTCGTTCCGTTGCTATAAGTCCCGATGGTGTAATTCTTGCCAGTGGGAGTGGTGACAACACCATTAAACTGTGGAATTTGGCAACCGGACAGCAAATCCGCACCTTAGAGGGGCATTCCTACCCGGTTAATTCTGTCGCCATAAGTCCCGATAGTAATATTGTCGCCAGTGGCAGTGTTGATAGGACTATTAAACTGTGGAATTTAGCAACCGGACAGCAAATCCGCACCTTCAGGGGGCATTCCGCCTGGGTTTATTCTGTTGCTTTGAGTCCCGATGGTGTAACCCTTGCCAGTGCCTGTGTTGACAACACTATCAAACTGTGGCGTATAACAACCGGACAGGAGATCCGCACCCTGAAGGGGCATTCAGACTCGGTTCGTTGCGTCGCTTTGAGTCGCGATGGTGCAACCCTTGCCAGTGGCAGTGATGACAACAGCATCAAACTGTGGAATCTGGCAACCGGACAGGAAATCCGTACCCTACACGGGCATTCTAGCTTGGTTTATTCCGTCGCTTTCAGTCCAGATGGTATGACCCTTGCCAGTGGCAGTGCTGACAACACTATCAAAATTTGGCAGTGCGATTAA